In the Phycisphaerales bacterium genome, CGGCGGCCTCGGTATCGCTCCACTCCGCCCGGCGCGTCGGCGTCGGGATTCCCTCGTGCATGAACTCCATCGACAACCGGCCGACCTCGACCCCGGCGTAATTGAGAATGAGTTCGCGCTCCGGCGTGCCGAACGTGCCCAGGTCGCACATCTCGACGCCTTCGGTTTCGCACAGGCCGCGCAGCGTCTGCAGATTCGCCGCGGGTACGGCGAGCACCATGCGCTCCTGCGCTTCGCTGATCCAGATTTCGGTGTACGTCAGGCCGGCGTACTTGATCGGCGCCCGCTCGAGGTGCACGGTCGCGCCCAGCGCTTCGCCCATCTCTCCCACCGCCGAAGAAAAGCCGCCGGCGCCGCAGTCGGTAATGGCGCTGAAGAGGCAGCCGTCAGCGTGATCTCGCGCCTGGAGAATCACATCGAGCAGCTTCTTCTCGGTGACCGCATTGCCGATCTGCACCGCGTGGCTGAACTCGTCTGCGTGCGAATCCGTGAGTTCGGCCGAGGAGAACGTGGCGCCGTGGATGCCATCGCGACCCGTGCGACCGCCCAGCGCGATGATGTGATCGCCGCTTCGAGCCGCGCCGCGCACCATGTCGCGCGGCATGACGCCGACGCAGCCGCAGTACACGAGCGGGTTGCCCACGTACCGGTCGTCGAAGTACACCGCGCCGTTCACCGTCGGGATGCCCATCCGGTTGCCGTAGTCGCGCACGCCCGCGACCACGCGCGAGAGAATCCGGCGCGGATGCAGGCAGCCCGCGGGAAGAGACTTCGCCGCGGAGGCGCCCTTCCCTGCGCTCTCGGCGGTGAATGAATCGGGATACGCCACGCAGAAGATGTCCGTTGCCGCGATCGGTTTGGCGGCGAGCCCCGTGCCGATGACATCGCGAATGCAACCGCCGATGCCCGTGGCCGCGCCGCCGTAGGGCTCGAGCGCGCTGGGGTGGTTGTGGGTTTCGACCTTGAAGCACACCGCCGTGTCGTCGTCGAACGCGATCACGCCCGCGTTGTCGACAAAGACCGACAGGCACCAGTCCAGCCCCTCGGCGATGAGTTCGTTTGTTGCCGCCGCCACCGTGGACTTGAGCAGGTTGTGAATCGTGATCGAGCCGTCGGCATTGAGCATGTGTCCCGGCCGGTTCGCGCCGCCGGGCAGGTCGCCGCGGTACTCGATCGTGGACTTGAGCGTCTTGTGCACGCAATGCTCGGACCACGTCTGCGCCAGTGTCTCGAGTTCAACATCGCGCGGCTCGCGGCCGAGCCGGCGGTACTCCGCCTGGATCGCCTTCATCTCGTCGAGCGACAGGAACAGGTGTCCATCGCGACTCAGCCTGAGCAGCCCGTCGTCGTCGAGATCGAGAATCGCGATCTCGCGCACCGCCAGCGGCTGCTCGTGCCCCTTGGGAAACTCGCGCGGGCAGTGCGGCTGGCGATACACCGCCTGCACCGTCGCATTGGCCAGCAGGCGCGTGGCAATCTCATCCGCGGCGGCGTCATCCACGCCATAGAGATCGAACCGCGTGCCCGTGCGCACCGACGCCTCGACGCCGAGCAGCTCGCGAATCGCCAGCTCCACGGACTGCGCCGCCGGGTCCATCACGCCCGGCAGCGGGTGCACCTCGATCAGCCGGCTGCCGCGCTCCGGCGGCCGCACCCCGATGGTCGGCTGCTGAGCGACGGCGTCGCTGAGGATCGCGCTGGCGATCGTCTGCACCTGCCCCGGATCGAGGTCGGCTTCGATGAGATAGACGCTGGCCGTCCGCACGCGATCGATGTCGCGGCCGAGGGCGTGCCGGGCGTCCCGCTGGACCGACTGGCCGCGCGGATCGTCCTGATCTGGTCCCGGATGCACCTCGATACGATGGACGGTCATACTGGCTCCGGCGGGTGTGCTGCGGGTGGGGCGAGAGCCATCGGGCTTCGCGCGGCATTGTAGTCTGAGATGCCCCGCGCCGACGCACAGGGCAACGCCCGCTTGTCGCCGCATCGGCGCGCCCTATCGTCCTCGCAGGAGCCGCACACACATTCGCTCCGATTGAGCGGGAGGGCGCTGTGCTTGCCACGTCGTCGCAACGCAACTGCAGTTTTCAGAGCCTGTTGACAGTCCTGTTGATCCTGTGGCTGCTCCAGGCCGCCG is a window encoding:
- the purL gene encoding phosphoribosylformylglycinamidine synthase subunit PurL, giving the protein MTVHRIEVHPGPDQDDPRGQSVQRDARHALGRDIDRVRTASVYLIEADLDPGQVQTIASAILSDAVAQQPTIGVRPPERGSRLIEVHPLPGVMDPAAQSVELAIRELLGVEASVRTGTRFDLYGVDDAAADEIATRLLANATVQAVYRQPHCPREFPKGHEQPLAVREIAILDLDDDGLLRLSRDGHLFLSLDEMKAIQAEYRRLGREPRDVELETLAQTWSEHCVHKTLKSTIEYRGDLPGGANRPGHMLNADGSITIHNLLKSTVAAATNELIAEGLDWCLSVFVDNAGVIAFDDDTAVCFKVETHNHPSALEPYGGAATGIGGCIRDVIGTGLAAKPIAATDIFCVAYPDSFTAESAGKGASAAKSLPAGCLHPRRILSRVVAGVRDYGNRMGIPTVNGAVYFDDRYVGNPLVYCGCVGVMPRDMVRGAARSGDHIIALGGRTGRDGIHGATFSSAELTDSHADEFSHAVQIGNAVTEKKLLDVILQARDHADGCLFSAITDCGAGGFSSAVGEMGEALGATVHLERAPIKYAGLTYTEIWISEAQERMVLAVPAANLQTLRGLCETEGVEMCDLGTFGTPERELILNYAGVEVGRLSMEFMHEGIPTPTRRAEWSDTEAAASQPRSQLKSRPLAAAEMLLRLLAHPNIASKHWIIRQYDHEVQGQTVVKPLTGVRDDGPSDAAVLTPKLDSTRGLALANGLATGLAADPYFMTLAAIDECVRNLVCVGTDPTRIAILDNFCWPSCGKARNLGSLVRAAEACYDGAKAYRTPFISGKDSLNNQFTTESGETIEIPPTLLISGFGIVHDVRQCVTMDLKRAGNRLVMVGVTGPEMGGSHWAMISDAPAGDASLPRVDLNFGPQFAAIVSELIRAGLVRAAHDCSEGGLLVAAAEMAIAGDFGVDLDIAALPVEGEVGQVVRLFGESPSRYLLEVAEADLSHVERVMGDLPFAVIGEVNDSGRLRVDGAGVDVQIEALRRAWQGTLDW